The sequence CCCGCTCGGCGCGCTGCTCGATCCGAACAAGGACGTCGCCCGCTTTGCCAAGCTGCTCCCCACCGGCGATCCGGGCGTGATCAGCCTGCAAGTGCGCGATCCCAAGCATCCCGAATACGGCACGATCACGATGATCTTCGTGCGGAGCGCCGCCGCGCCAGGCGGGCTGCAGCTCGATTCGTGGGTCGCACTCGATTCGCAGAACAAGCGCACGACGATCCGCCTGACCGGCCACCAGTATGGCGTGGCGGTCGACGACAAGACGTTCAAATGGACCGACCCGCGCCGCACCGCGCCGGGGCGGTAACGTCACAGCAACACTCAAAAATTCGGCTCCCCCGCGAAGGCGGGGGCCTCAGGCCTCGTCGCGCCACTTCCCGAGGTCCCCGCCTTCGCGGGGAGGCTGCCCGCTTCAATTCTGTCAGCGCGATTCGTCCCCGAACTCACCCCATCGCCCTCCACCCTCGCTTCACCGCCGCGCCGTGCGCCCCTTGCGACAAACTGCGACAAGCCTGTCGCTGCCGTTCATCGGGGGGCAAGCGAACCGGGCCTAGAAAGGCTTGGACGAGGCGGTTGAGGCGGGTTTCCCCCCTGTTGCCCGGTCTCCTGAAGGCCACCTCGCCAAGCGTGACGAACGCAAATGGAACCCTCGGACCAATGCCCCCGGTCCGAGGGTTTTCTTTTGTTCGCTTCGGAGGCATCTTGCCTTGTATCGCGCAACGATACACGATACATAACGCCATGATTATCGGATTCCGGCACAAAGGGCTTGAGGCCTTTTACAACACCGGCACAACGCGGGGCATTCAGGCTTCCCACGTGAAGAAGATCCGGAACATTCTTGGCCTGCTTGAGGTTGCCGCAGCGCCGGAGGATATGAATCTACCGTCCTTCAAGCTGCACCCGCTGAAGGGCGATCTGAAGGGGCACTGGTCGGTCTGGGTCAATGGCAACTGGCGGATCACCTTCCGATTTGTCGGGACCGACGCCGAACTAGTCGATTATCAGGATTACCATTGAGGTCATGACGATGATGCACAACCCTCCCCATCCCGGCGAACTGCTCCGTGATGAAGTGATTGCGGCGCTGAATCTGTCCGTAACCGAAGCGGCCAGCCGCCTTGCGATGTCGCGCGTCGCCCTCTCGCGCGTACTGAACGGCAAGGCCGGGATCAGCCCCGATCTGGCGCTGCGACTGGAACAGGCAGGCACAAGCACGGCCCGCGCGTGGCTAGCCATGCAGGCTAATTACGATCTTTGGCGCGCACGCCAGCATGCGCAGCCTATCGTGCGGCGGTTGCAGGAAGCGGCATGATGTTGCTTCAAGACAGAGATCGCGTCAAAGTTCACTTATGACTTTTCGCAGACCGATAGTTCCGTCTCGCATGCCAGAGTTGGCAGGTTATGGCGTTGCCGCGTTGGGAGTTCTGATCGTTGCCATATACACTGTTTGGGCAGCATCGAGGGAGTTGCTCGCTTGGCACGAAGTCCCAGCTCTGACGATATTGATGGCGCTGGGGTCATTACCGATGTTGGCCATGGGCTTTTGGTTCCGGCGCCAGAGACTTAAGAAATTGGCTGAACTGGAAGATTATGAGCGCATTCTCGCAGCGGCGCATAATCCCCGCTAGCCCTACCCCACATCCCATCTAGCAATCGCCCCCCCGCATACCTAAAGCACTGCCATGATCTCGGTAGCCACATGGAACATCAATTCGGTCCGCTTGCGCGCCGATCAGGTCGAACGCTTTCTCGTGCAGGAGGCGCCCGATGTGTTGTGCCTGCAGGAGATCAAGACGCCGGAAAACCTGTTCCCGCACGAGGTATTCGAGAAGCTCGGCTATACCCACCGCGCGGTTCATGGGCAGAAGGGCTACCATGGCGTCGCCACCGTCAGCCGCATTCCGTTCCGCGATTTCAGCAAGCATGACTGGCAGGACAATGGCGAGGCGCGGCACATCGGCGTCGAACTGCTGGGTCCGGGCAACGGCCTGATCATCGAGAACGTTTATATCCCCGCAGGCGGTGACGTGGCCGACCGCGAGGTGAACCCCAAGTTCGGCCAGAAGCTCGACTTCCTCGAGCGCATGACCCGCTGGGCCGAGAAGATCGAGCGCCCCACGCTGATCACCGGCGATTTCAACATCGCCCCGCTGGAATGCGACGTTTACAATCACAAGGCGCTGCTGAAAGTCGTCAGCCACACGCCCATCGAGGTCGAGACGCTGCAGCGCTTTGCCGATGCGCACGGCTGGGTCGATCTTGGCCGCAAGCACATTCCCGCGCCGGAGCGCAACTATTCGTGGTGGTCGTACCGGTCGTATTGGCGCGCCAAGGACCAGGGCCGCCGGCTCGACCACATGTGGGCCTCGCCAGAAGCCGCCGCGCAAACACGCGGGCACCGCTTCGTGGAAGAAACCCGCAAGTGGGAGCAGCCATCGGATCACATTCCGCTGATCACCGAGCTGGACCTTTGAGCGACACGAGAAACGTCGCGCGGGCGCTTGACGCTCTTCGCCACGGCTGGGCGATCCGGGTGACCGGGGATGACGGCGCGCTCGACCTGTTGCCTGCGGAAACCGCGTTCGTCCAGCCGGGCATTTATGCCGCGCGGCTGCTGATCTCGGCGGCGCGCGCCGCCACGCTCAAGCTGGCCAACCAGCGCGATGCGGCGGTGCCCGAAGCGCCGGTGCTGATCCACGGGGCGGAACCGTTCAGCCTTTCCGCCGCGCGCAATCTGGCCGATCCGGCGCAGGACTTGGGCAGCCCCTTGCGCGGGCCGTTCAAGGCCGATGCAATCGGGCCCTATACGGCTGCGACCACGGCGATGGAACTGGCGCGGCTGGCAGGCATTCTCCCGGCGTTCCTCGTCTCCACCGGCATCGAACCGGCGGCAGAAGTTTCGGTGGCTGACCTTGCGCTGTTCAAGGACCCGCTGAACCTGACGATTCAGGCCCGCGCACGCCTGCCGGTCCACGCCTGCGAACATGCCGAAATCGTGGCGTTCCGCGCGCGCGACGATTTGCGCGAGCATGTCGCGCTGGTGCTGGGCACGCAGACCAGCGAGCGCGAACCACTGGTTCGCTTGCACAGCGAATGCCTGACCGGCGACGTGCTCGGCAGCCTCAAATGCGATTGCGGGCCGCAGCTCGATGCCGCGCTCGCCGCCATGGCCGAAGAGGCCAATGCGGGCGGCTGGGGCGTGCTGCTCTATCTGCGGCAGGAAGGGCGCGGGATCGGCTTGATCAACAAACTGCGCGCCTATGAACTGCAGGATCAGGGCTTTGACACGGTTGACGCCAACGAGCGGCTGGGCCTGCCAAGCGAGGCGCGCGACTTTCCGGTGGCGGCGCGGATGCTCGACCTGCTCGGCGTGCGCAGCTTGCGCCTGCTGACCAACAATCCGCAGAAAGTGGCGACGCTGCAGGGGCTTGGGGTGGAGGTGACCGAACGCGTCGCCCACCAACTTCCCGCCAACCCCCACAACGCTCGCTATCTGGCCACCAAGCGCGACCGCACTGGGCATTTGCTCCGCTAACGCGACCGCACTGGGCATCTGCTCCGTTAAACGGCGCGCCAGACGATCAGCAGGACGACGAGGGCGACCATCGCGGTAATCGCCAGCGCTCGGCCCATGTCCTTGACGGTAAACTTGTCGACATGCGCCGCGCGGAAGGCACGATAACCGCGCTCCGCCTGCGGATTGCTGGCGACCAACGCCACATCAAGCGCGCTGGCGTCGTTGCGGAACCAGCTGACGATCAGGCCATGTTCCTCGGGCGTTACATCGGGATAGGCGGAAAGCAGCGCCTCGACATGGGCGCGGCGAGCATCGACCGCTGATGCGGTGGTGGAATTTGACATTGCTGTAATCCTGACATGCGTTTGGGAATGCGCCCGGTAGAGGACGCAAGCGGCAGGTCAGGCGATGGGCGGCGCTCTTGGTGCAGGACGCAGCAGCAGCGGCGCCGGGCTTGGCGGCGCGGTTTGCGGCGGCCAGAGATAGGCCACTTGCTTGGCGCGCGGGGCTTCAGGCTCTGGAAGTTCGATGACAGGTGGCAGGACAGCGGGAAGCAGCGCGCGATGAGTCACCAGCCGCCGCTCGGGCGCGACGGCCAGATCGGTCGTCGCCGCGCTGAACGCCGAGCCGCTGCGTGCCATCAGTGGTGCGTCGAACGGGACCGTCGCGTGGAACAGCACGGTCAGGGCCAGCAGGGCGGCCCACAAACGTCCGGGCAGGCGAAGGGAAAGGTGGCTGAGCACCCGTTGAAGGTAGGGTCAACCCCCACCCAAGGCAAGGTTAGCGCCGTTCGAACTTGATCAGGCCAGTGCCCAGCGCATTCGTCCCGATCTGCAGCGGATCGCCCGACCAGTCGGCCACGAAGGCCGATGAGCGGCTGACACCCGGCGCAAAGCGTGCGTCGTTGCCCGCAATCGAAAGCCCCGCGGAGGTATGGACGCGGCCTTCAGCGGCGACGGTGATGAAGGCGCTGTAGTTTTCCTTGTCGCGCCCCTGAACGAAGACGTTGTCGGCGATGCGGCCTACCGACCCTGCGGGAAGATCGATCATGTAGTTGGTAGTGGACCCGGCGGTATCGTCGAAGCTGGACTCGGTGACTTCAACCTTGGCGGCGCGAGCCTTGACGTAATGCCCGCCGCGCCCGGCCTCGAACCGGCTCCGGCGGATGGTTACACTGCCGTAATCGCCGAAATAAACTGAATGCGCGCAGGACAGGCCGCGGTCGCAGCGGCCAAGGCGGGTGAACGTGGACTTTTCGATCAGGACTGCGGCAGAGGGATCGTCTGCCGAGAGAATGCCCTGCTCGCTGTCGCGGAACCATGACTGGCGCACCGTCAGGTTGCCATGTTCAAGGCGGATGCCGGAGCCGTTGGCATCGGCCACGCGGATGTTCTGGAAAATCAGCCCTTCGACGCGGGTAGAGCGACCACGCGCGACGATGGCGGCCTTGCCCTCGCAGGCAGCGCCGTCAAAAATGGTCTGGCCGGGCACTTGCGCGACAAAGCCAACGTCGCCTGCCTGCTGGACTGCGCAATCACGGTATATGCCGGGTTCGATGCGGATCGTGCCGGAGCCATCGCCAATGGCGTTGACCGCTTGCTGCAACGCGCCGTAGCTGCGTCCGGTTTCGATCACGGTGTAGGGCGAGCGCGGTGCCTGCCCCATGAGTGCGCTTGCCGGAATGGCGGCGAGCACCGCAACGCCCAGCAACAATACCCAGAACCGGTGACTGCGATGGCGGCGGTCAATCGCCAGAAAGGGGTTGGGTTCGCTCAGGTTCATCATCGCTGTCCGGTCCGGCAATTTGCTTGACCGGGATAGCGTGCAATCGTTGACAGGCCGTTGCGTTCCTTATGGAACCGGATCAATCGGCCGACTTTGGCGGCCTTCCCCGGCGCATGGGCTCCGCTGTGGCCAGTTTGACGCCGCGCCGGGTCAACGCTTCACGCAGCAGCACCTCGATCTGGGCGTTGGCCGAGCGCAGATCAGCGCCCGCCGAGCGCTCGATCGCGGCGAACAGAGCCGGATCGATGCGCAAGGGGAACGCTTTCTTCGGAGATGCCGCCATCGTACTCGCGCCGTTACTGGTAGAGCGTGCCGGCGTTGATCACGGGCTGGGCATCGCGTTCACCGCAGAGCACTACCATCAGGTTCGAGACCATTGCTGCGCGCCGTTCGTCGTCGAGTTCGACCACACCCTTTTCCGAGAGCTGGTTGAGCGCCATTTCGACCATCGAGACTGCGCCTTCGACCAGTTTCTTGCGCGCGGAGATAACCGCTTCGGCCTGCTGGCGACGGAGCATTGCACCTGCAATCTCGGGCGCATAAGCCAGATGGGTGAGGCCGCATTCGTCCACCGTGATACCGGCCAGAACCAGCCGTGCATTGAGTTCGGTGCGCAGTTCGGCGTTGATCTGGTCATGGTGGCTGCGCAGCGTGACTTCCTGATGCTCGATATCGTCATAGGGATAGCGCGAGCCGATAGAGCGGACGGCGCTTTCAATCTGGACGAAGACGAAGGCCTTGTAGTCATCCACGTCGAACAGCGCCTGCGCGGTGTCGGACACGCGCCACACCACGTTGCAGGCGATCTCGATCGGGTTGCCGCGCAGATCGTTGACCTTGAGCTTTTCGGACACGACGTTGTTGGCGCGGACCGAAATCCGGGTCTTGCTCATCCATGGCCAGACCCATCGCAGACCGTGGCTGCGGTCAGTCCCGCGATAGGAGCCGAACATGGTGATGGCCGCGGCCTGGTTGGGCTGGATCATATAAAAGCCCTTGGCGATCAGGACGATGCCGACCGGGCCGAGGAAAATACTGGCGAGGAACGCCGGAACATCATCTTCGGCTGGATTGCTTGCGGCAAACCCGAGAACGCGGGCGGCCATAAGCACCACCAGCGCGATCAGGATGACGAGCATGAAATATCCGCTGATGGTCCAGGCGGTGGTCTCGCGGCTTGCGGTATGCGAATCGGACATTGGTCCATCCCCCTTAAATCTGATATCACTTTAATATCAGATCGGGGTGCATGCGCAAGCGCATTTACCGGCCCGGGCATTGGCCCGGACCGGTGCTCGTCAGTATTTCACGTTGCGGGTAAAGCCTCCATCGACGGTCAGGTTGACGCCGGTAATCCACGAAGCACGCGGCGAGGCGAGGAACAGCACGGCGTTGGCGATTTCCTCTGGCTTGCCGAAACGCCCTGCAGGATGTTTGAGCCGGTTCGCTTCGTAATAGTCAGGCATGGCGTCCTTGAGGAAACCCCAGCTACCGTCCTCGACGAACGCAGGCCCTGGACATACGCAATTGCAGCGGATGCCGTCCTTCATGTAGTCAATCGCCAGTTGGTGCGTGTAGTTGATCAGCGCGGCTTTCATCGCACCGTAGCTCAGTCCGGATTCGCCGAACGCATGGTTCTCGATGGCAGTGATCGTCGACATCTGGACAAAAGCTGCGGCGCCCGACTGCTTGAGATAGGGCAGCGCGGTATCGAACATCGCCACGGCTGACATCATGTCGACGTTGTAGTTGATGTCCCAGCCCTTGCGGTTGCGCGGAATGCCGCCGAGAGCACTGGCATTGGAGACGACGATGTCGATCCCGCCCATCGCCTGTGCCGCCTGTTCGACCCAGGCTGCCACCTGATCGTAGTACCCGCAATCGACTACCGAGCCGTAGACGGTGCCGCGTCCTTGCAGCGCTTCCAGCGCATCTTCGACGCCTTCGCCGGCGAGCGGATTGGCAAAGACGCTGCCATCACTGGGATTGGGCTCACTTGCGCGGGCACGTCGTCCGCAGAACGAGACAATCGCGCCTTCATCAAGGAACTGCTCGACCATTTGCCGGCCAAGCCCGCGCGTTGCCGCGCTGATGATCACTTTCTTGCCTTTCAGTTCCAGATCCATGCCTGGTTTTCCTCTCAGATGGGCTTGATGTTGTCGCCACGGTGGATTTCGAGAATTTCGAAGACGTTGCCGAAGTAATCACGGCCATATGTGGCGGCAAAGCCTGTTTTGCGGCCCTGTGCGTCGATAGTGATCGTCGACAAGTCCGGCGGTGTGTGGAAGCGGAGGCCGGCCGCAATCATCTTGTCGTAAGTCGCCTGAATGTCGTCGACCTGAAAGCCGACGTGGGTGTAGCCGTAGTGGTTCACCGGCCGGTCCGGATCGGCAGGCGGGGCCTTCGGCGCTGCATATTCAAACGCTTCCACCTGCACGTTGCGCAGCCGTGCGATAAAGCTGCGCGCTGCCGACCCCGGCAGGCCGACGATGGCGTCGATCCACGGATTGCCCGCCTCCCACGTGGTTTCGGAAATGATCTCCGCGCCGAGCAGATCGACGTAGAATCGCCGCGCCACATCAAGATCCGGCACCGACAACGCGAAATGGTGGACGCCCTCAAGGTGCGCCTTGATTGGGTGCTCTGTCATTGAGCGGCTGCCTGCTTCGGGTCTGCCGAAACGTATTTCTCCAGCGTATCATGCAAGTGGCGGATGCGCGCTTCCTGATAGATCGACAGCGTCTCGGCGCCCTTGGCGCTGGCATACATGCCTTCGCGCTGCCAGCGCATGATGTCGGTATCCTGATCGAGCACGCTGGCCAGAAACGGGTCCATCGACGCGATCTGGGTGAAGCTTTCATGCTCGGCGATTTCCTCGACTTCCCCGACCTCGAATTTGCCATCGCGCGGGCGCGGGTGGAGCACGTACTGGTCGAAGATCGCGCGATCGTGGTCGTGACCGTCAGGCCGGAACTGCTGGATCAGGCAAAGCCCGGGCGCGGGATAGACGAGCAGATTGGGAAAGACGTGATACTTGAGCGAGTCGATCATTTCCGGCACCGAATGGGCGGAATAATCGAGCCCGTGCTGCTCCAGCATCTGCTTGCGCAACTGTTCGGCCATGACCCAGCGCGCGGTCTTGCCTTCGGGCACCCTCGCCCGCTCGCCCACCATCGCGCCATCGGCCACCAGCATCATGTCGAGCAATTGCTGCTGGGTCAGGTTGGCGGTCGAGGTGGGGCTGGATGATGCCATCGCGCACAGATCACGGCTGATGTGATCCGAAAAGATGTCGTGCTGCATGTTCTGATCGCCCACCACGTTAGTCATCTCGGGGTGGACGTAGGGTGTGTGATAGGCCTCCATGAAGGCTTCGAGCGCGACTTTCCAGTTGGACGGCAAGTGCTTGCGGACGTGCGTTGCGACGTACCAGCCGGTCAGGTCCCAGTTGGCGAAATGATCGGGCAGGACTTCGAGATAGTCGGTCAGCGCGGGCGCTTGCGCATCGAAATTCACGAACACCATGCCATTCCAGCTTTCGACGCGGACTTGCGGCAGGCAGGCTTTCTGCCGATCAACCTGCGGGAATTCGAAGCTGCACGGAATGTTCTTGAGCGCGCCGTCGAGCGTCCATTCCCAGCTATGGAACGGGCAGCGTATGGTCTCTGACCAGCCGCTCGCGCCCGAAGGCTTGAGCTTGGTGCCCCGGTGCAGGCACGAGTTGGGATAGGCCCGCAAGCCCTGTTCGGTGCGCACGACGACGACCGAGAGGCGACCGATGTCATAAACGAACCAGTCGCCGACTTCAGCAATGTGTTCTTCGCGACAGGCGAATTGCCACACGCGCTTCCACATCCGCTCCATTTCCAGATCGAAAAAGGCCGGGTCGATATAGTGCGCGAACGGAATATCGCGCAGGTCCTGGTCGGGGTTGGACTGGCGCGCGAGCACTGGCGGCAGATCACCGTCGCGGCGGGCGATATCGGCCCATGTCGCGCCCGGATACTGCTGGCGCATCATTTCCTGAACGTCGTTCATGAAGCTCTCCCATGGCAGATTTTGGTTCATTGTCGGCTTGACGCCGCGCTTGTGCTTTTTATGAACCTGAGGCCTTGTTCATATATCACCTGCCATGGTTTAGTCGCCTGTGACTTTGGAGAGAGGATGCGCCATTGGCCTGCGCCAGATCAATCAATTTCGAGGTAGCGCAGCGCCATCGTCAGGGCTTCGGTGGCGAATGCCGTGTCGGTGACTTTCAGGCCCGGTCCCTGTTCCCCGCCCGCGGGCAAAGTCGACCAGACCACGGCACCGCGAATGATCGAATGAGCATAGAGCACCTGCCGTCGCAGTTTGACCGGATCGCGCTGTGGCAAGGCCGCGACCAACAGGTCGGCAATGTGTCCGGCGACGACATCGTTGGCGGCGCTCTGGTCATGGTGAACCTGGCCGTTCTCGAGCCGCCGCCGTTCGATCAGGCGGAGCAGCCCGGTATCGCTGGCGAATGCGCTGAACACGATGTCGATGTGCAGTTCGATGATCTGGCGCGGGCCGGCCGCGAGCGCCTCGGCAGACGTGCAGAGCTTGCGGATTTCGCGCATCCGGCAGGCGCGGTAGCCGGCGACGATCGCATCGAGCAGCGCCTCCTTGTCGGCAAAACGCTGGTAGAATGTGCCGGTCGGCACGCCTGCATCCTCGACGATGTCGGCGATCCGGGTCGCCTCGAAGCCATTGGCCGAAAACAGTCGTGTGCCCGAACGGATGATCCGCTCCAGCGCCTCGCGGCTGCGCTTTTGCTGGGGCTGCGTGAACGCGGCGCAGCGATCCAGCCAGCGCACCGGATCGCTTTCAAACGTGATCGCGCCAATCGGAGCATCGAGGTTGCGGGTCGCTGGCATCGCCACAGCCCTATCGCCGAAGCGGCCGGTTTGCCAGATGCATCGCTGTGCGGGGCACCTGTCCGAAGTCATGGCTACCGCCAGAGGTGCCGAGCACCGATTGTCTGCCCGAAGCGAATCAGAACAAGGCGCGGCACGAATGCCGCCGCAAACCGGAGAGTGACATGAGCGAGGAAACAGCCGGGACTTTCGAGGAACTTGCGGGAGGCTACGTCTTTGTCGAGGCTCCGCGCGGGGCTCCGGACGGCTCGCAGTGGTTTTCGGATTTGCTGGGAGCCAGCGTCTATCGCCGCGACGCCCAAGGCGCAGTGCAGGCGATGCTGACAGGGCGCGACTGGGTTGGCGGGATCGTGATGGACCAGTCGGGCCATGTGCTATGCAGCGGCCGGGGCGGAATCGTGGCGCTCGACCCTGCCACGGGGACGACTCGGTCGGTGCTGGCCGAAATCGACGGCGAGCCGATCATCGCAGTCAACGACATGGAAGGTGACGGGCGCGGCGGGCTCTATGGCGGAACGATCGATTTCGTCTCGATCATGGAACGGAATGAAGCACCAGCGCCAGGCCAGTTCTTCCACATGGATGCGCACGGAAATGTCACCGTTCTGCGCCGCGATGTTCAGGCGTCCAACGGCATCGGCTTCAGCCCCTGCGGGAAATGGCTCTACCATTCCGAGACCGGTTGCGGCGTGTGGCGCTACCCGCTGGTTGGCGGTGAGGCCGGTACGCCCGAGATGTTCATCCCCCTGCCCGACAGCGACGGCATGGTGGTGGACCGCGAGGGCGGGCTATGGGTCGCCTGCTGGGAAAGCGGCAAGCTGCTGCACTACGATGCGAGTGGTCATGAGACTGACCGCCTGACCTGCCCCTATCCGCACATCGTCAGCCTCGGGTTCGAGCCCGGCGACCTCACTTCGCTGCTGGTTTCGACCGGGGGCAATACCGCCGTGACCGGCGCGGGTGCGCTGCTGCGGTTGAGAGTCGCCGTGCCAGGAGTGCCTGAACACCCGACCGCCCTCGTCATGCTGGAGAATGTATCTTGATCGAATTTGCGGATATCGGCGGCGGCGTCGGCGTGGTCACGCTGTGCCGGCCGGATGCGGCCAATGCCATGACCGTACCGATGGTCGACGCGCTGCGCGCCGAACTGGCTCGAATCGAGGCGGACCGTTCGATCCGGGTGGTGGTTCTCGCCGCGCAAGGCAAGGTGTTCTGCGCCGGACTGGATCTCAAGGAGATCCGGGGTGAGGACGCACCGCGCGATCCCATCGCCTTCATGCATCTGCAGGAACGCTTCGCCGGACTGATGCAGGAGGTGGCGCAGGCGCGCTTTCCGGTGATCGCGGCCATAGGGGGCGCAGCTGTGGGTGCCGGTATGGGGCTGGCGCTGGCCGCCGACATCCGGGTGGTCGCGCCGAATGCGCGCTTTCTCGTCGGCGCGGTGAAGATCGGGCTGAGTGCGGGCGAGTGCGGCATCAGTTATCATCTGCCGCGCCTTATCGGCGCCGGGCGCGCGTTCGAGATCATGCTGACCGGGCGTCCAGTGGGGGCGGAAGAGGCGGTGGCCATCGGCCTCGCCAGCGCAGCAGCCAGTGAGGGCCCCGTGAACGATCAGGCCATCGCGATGGCCCGGATCGTGGCACAGAACAGCGACTATGCGATCAAGCACACCAAGCAGGTCATGCGCGCCAATTTGGATGCGCCGAGCCTTGCAGGTGCGCTCGAACTTGAAAACCATGTGCAGTGCGTGGCGCTACTCACCGAGGATTTTCGGGAAGCCTGCACCGCGTTCGAGGAAAAGCGGCCTCCGCTGTTCGCAGGGCGCTGACGTCTCGACCGATTGCAGAAATGACGATTGCCGCAGCCCAGTTTGCTGCGCGGCGACAAGGAACCGGAAATGGCATTGAAGACCCGCATCACCGATCTGCTCGGCATCGAGCACCCCATTGTCCAGGGCGGCATGATGTGGGTGGGCCGCGCAGAGCTGGCCAGTGCAGTCTCGAACGCGGGCGGGCTTGGCATACTGACGGCATTGACCCAGCCGACGCCCGACGATCTGCGCCGCGAGATCGATCGCTGCCGGACGATGACCGACAAGCCGTTCGGGGTAAACCTAACCATCCTCCCCTCGGTCAGCCCGCCGCCCTATGCCGAATACCGCAAGGCGATTATCGATAGCGGCGTGAAGATCGTCGAAACCGCAGGTTACGCGCCGCGCGAACATGTCGAGGACCTGAAAGGACACGGCGTGATCGTGATGCACAAGTGCACCGCCGTCCGCCATGCCGTCTCGGCGCAGAAGATGGGCGTCGATGTGATCAGCATCGACGGCTTCGAATGCGCGGGCCATCCGGGGGAAGACGATATTCCCGGCCTGATCCTGATTCCTGCGGCCGCGGATCAGGTGACCGTGCCAATTCTGGCGAGCGGCGGTATCGGCGACGGGCGCGGCCTTGCCGCAGCGCTGGCGCTGGGGGCGGACGGGATCAACATGGGCACGCGCTTCTGTGCGACGGTCGAAGCCCCGATCCACGAGGCCGTGAAGCAACTGCTCGTCGGCAACAGCGAACGCGATACCCGTCTGATCTTTCGCGCTTTCAAGAACACAGCCCGCGTCGCGCGCAACCCGGTATCGGAAAGCGTGGTCGAAATCTCGAGCCAACCCGGAGCCGTGTTCGAGGATGTCCGCGCGCTCGTATCCGGCGCAAAGGGGCGCGAGGCATTGGAAACGGGCGATATTGGGGCAGGCCTGATCTGGGCGGGGCAAGTGCAGGGGCTGATCCACGACATTCCCACGTGCGCCGACCTGCTCCGCCGCATGGTCAAGGATGCGACAGACATCATTCGCGCGCGGCTGGCCGGAATGCTGGCCTGATTGCCGCCCACAAAAAGACGCTTGCAATCCAGACCGAATCACTCCACTTTAACTGAGCGGACCGGGCCCCTCTGGCGCGGCGATTTGGCCAACTTTGGCAATCGCTGCGTGATGTCGGACCGCATCGGGTGAAGCCGATGTCTTGTGGTCCGGGTCTTGCAATTCCCCCCTCCTTCCGGACCGTAAGTGGCCCAAGATGTCGGCGCACCCGATCGTTGCAACTCGCTTCGATAGGGAGCTTGAATATGTCCGATCGTTATTTCAGCCTGCTTGAACGTCACCAGAAGCTGGACGAGGCGCTGCGCCTTGCCCGCCGCAAACGCTGGGTCGATCCGTTCGAGATCGCCCGGATCAAGAAGCTCAAGCTGGTCGTGAAAGACCGCCTCTCCCGGCTGCTGCCGCGCCGTTCGGCAACACATTGACATAGAGGAACGCCGCCCGTTCCGGCGCATTCTGGCGCTGTAACGGGCGCGTTAGCGGAGCAGACACATGGAATTTCTCTTTGCCGACTGGCTCGGCACGCCTGCCTGGTTCTGGATGGCCTTCATGGGCCTCGTCGTGGTCCTGACCGCATTTGACCTTGGCGTCCTCCATAAGGAAGACAAGGCCATGGGCATCGGTGAATCGCTGAAGCTCACCGCATTCTACATCTCCATCGCACTCGCATTCGGCGCGTGGGTCTGGGCTGAAAAGGGCGCGGATCTG is a genomic window of Novosphingobium sp. MMS21-SN21R containing:
- a CDS encoding type II toxin-antitoxin system RelE/ParE family toxin, whose protein sequence is MIIGFRHKGLEAFYNTGTTRGIQASHVKKIRNILGLLEVAAAPEDMNLPSFKLHPLKGDLKGHWSVWVNGNWRITFRFVGTDAELVDYQDYH
- a CDS encoding HigA family addiction module antitoxin; amino-acid sequence: MTMMHNPPHPGELLRDEVIAALNLSVTEAASRLAMSRVALSRVLNGKAGISPDLALRLEQAGTSTARAWLAMQANYDLWRARQHAQPIVRRLQEAA
- a CDS encoding exodeoxyribonuclease III, whose protein sequence is MISVATWNINSVRLRADQVERFLVQEAPDVLCLQEIKTPENLFPHEVFEKLGYTHRAVHGQKGYHGVATVSRIPFRDFSKHDWQDNGEARHIGVELLGPGNGLIIENVYIPAGGDVADREVNPKFGQKLDFLERMTRWAEKIERPTLITGDFNIAPLECDVYNHKALLKVVSHTPIEVETLQRFADAHGWVDLGRKHIPAPERNYSWWSYRSYWRAKDQGRRLDHMWASPEAAAQTRGHRFVEETRKWEQPSDHIPLITELDL
- the ribA gene encoding GTP cyclohydrolase II — protein: MSDTRNVARALDALRHGWAIRVTGDDGALDLLPAETAFVQPGIYAARLLISAARAATLKLANQRDAAVPEAPVLIHGAEPFSLSAARNLADPAQDLGSPLRGPFKADAIGPYTAATTAMELARLAGILPAFLVSTGIEPAAEVSVADLALFKDPLNLTIQARARLPVHACEHAEIVAFRARDDLREHVALVLGTQTSEREPLVRLHSECLTGDVLGSLKCDCGPQLDAALAAMAEEANAGGWGVLLYLRQEGRGIGLINKLRAYELQDQGFDTVDANERLGLPSEARDFPVAARMLDLLGVRSLRLLTNNPQKVATLQGLGVEVTERVAHQLPANPHNARYLATKRDRTGHLLR
- a CDS encoding right-handed parallel beta-helix repeat-containing protein, translating into MNLSEPNPFLAIDRRHRSHRFWVLLLGVAVLAAIPASALMGQAPRSPYTVIETGRSYGALQQAVNAIGDGSGTIRIEPGIYRDCAVQQAGDVGFVAQVPGQTIFDGAACEGKAAIVARGRSTRVEGLIFQNIRVADANGSGIRLEHGNLTVRQSWFRDSEQGILSADDPSAAVLIEKSTFTRLGRCDRGLSCAHSVYFGDYGSVTIRRSRFEAGRGGHYVKARAAKVEVTESSFDDTAGSTTNYMIDLPAGSVGRIADNVFVQGRDKENYSAFITVAAEGRVHTSAGLSIAGNDARFAPGVSRSSAFVADWSGDPLQIGTNALGTGLIKFERR
- a CDS encoding toxin-antitoxin system HicB family antitoxin, whose protein sequence is MAASPKKAFPLRIDPALFAAIERSAGADLRSANAQIEVLLREALTRRGVKLATAEPMRRGRPPKSAD
- a CDS encoding SPFH domain-containing protein; this translates as MSDSHTASRETTAWTISGYFMLVILIALVVLMAARVLGFAASNPAEDDVPAFLASIFLGPVGIVLIAKGFYMIQPNQAAAITMFGSYRGTDRSHGLRWVWPWMSKTRISVRANNVVSEKLKVNDLRGNPIEIACNVVWRVSDTAQALFDVDDYKAFVFVQIESAVRSIGSRYPYDDIEHQEVTLRSHHDQINAELRTELNARLVLAGITVDECGLTHLAYAPEIAGAMLRRQQAEAVISARKKLVEGAVSMVEMALNQLSEKGVVELDDERRAAMVSNLMVVLCGERDAQPVINAGTLYQ
- a CDS encoding SDR family oxidoreductase, producing the protein MDLELKGKKVIISAATRGLGRQMVEQFLDEGAIVSFCGRRARASEPNPSDGSVFANPLAGEGVEDALEALQGRGTVYGSVVDCGYYDQVAAWVEQAAQAMGGIDIVVSNASALGGIPRNRKGWDINYNVDMMSAVAMFDTALPYLKQSGAAAFVQMSTITAIENHAFGESGLSYGAMKAALINYTHQLAIDYMKDGIRCNCVCPGPAFVEDGSWGFLKDAMPDYYEANRLKHPAGRFGKPEEIANAVLFLASPRASWITGVNLTVDGGFTRNVKY